The Oncorhynchus tshawytscha isolate Ot180627B linkage group LG18, Otsh_v2.0, whole genome shotgun sequence genome has a window encoding:
- the LOC112217873 gene encoding uncharacterized protein LOC112217873 has translation MADVPQSFLGLLVTVLYLLTGVSGETLSMFSRVGDDVSLPCNNVVYPNCSSTTWIYNRALSTRTIQEVTLGEIKVDQTERAERLSLGSYCSLHVSDVRAEDVGLYICRQFLTETGPQHGGDAPVHLSVLTNMAEKTTDSDDVISTLPGSTASTARPALSTTSPSSAGTSNAVKLPISHIMLFVTLTIMAAIVTIHTRRIRPPKALPPQAEEASGIEIHVLEE, from the exons atggCTGATGTCCCTCAATCATTTTTGGGATTGCTTGTGACCGTTTTGTACCTGCTAACAg GTGTCAGTGGAGAAACTCTCTCTATGTTCTCCAGAGTGGGAGATGATGTCAGTCTGCCGTGTAACAATGTGGTTTATCCAAACTGCTCCTCTACTACATGGATCTATAACAGAGCTCTATCTACTCGTACTATTCAAGAGGTCACATTGGGGGAGATCAAAgttgaccagacagagagagcagagcgacTGAGTTTAGGGTCCTACTGTTCTCTACATGTTAGTGATGTCAGAGCTGAGGATGTTGGACTCTACATCTGTCGACAGTTccttacagagacaggaccacAACATGGAGGTGATGCTCCTGTTCATCTGTCTGTTCTAACTA ATATGGCTGAAAAGACCACTGatagtgatgatgtcatctcTACTCTCCCAG GAAGTACAGCCTCTACTGCAAGACCAGCCTTGTCAACCACCTCCCCATCTTCTGCTG GTACCAGTAATGCTGTTAAGTTGCCCATCAGTCACATCATGCTCTTTGTGACATTGACCATCATGGCTGCCATCGTCACTATTCACACAAGGAGGATCCGCCCACCCAAGGCTCTGCCCCCACAAGCAG AAGAAGCCTCTGGTATTGAGATTCATGTCCTGGAGGAATGA